taatttaaaacgccAAATTGCAATAACTATAATAAATACAGATACAAACAAATCAggaatataaacaaataatttttgtttctagCATATCTATAATACACAcgatttgaataaaatatgatagaaatatgaaaatgaCGCGGCACGCAAAGTGTTAAACTGTAATCAGAAAATTTCGGTTTtacaatatatacaatgttataattttcttaaaataccATCATTTTTTGCTGAAAATAAAATCCATCCCAATATAACTTTAATACCATACTCGAACACAATATTTGAATCATGCATTCATGCAATATTATTCACCACCTTGAAAGTACTCACGAATTTACTTCCAATGAAACGCTATTTTGCGaacaaaatatattacaaataacgTAACCCATTATTTGTTTCAATAAGGCTCGAATTAAAGTCACAGTAATGTAGTCTAATcgaataattcttttttttttcttctttattaaactattatatatacatacaataaatTCTATAGGTTTCACcatttgtattttaaaattaaatctcTAAATCTTTTGTATGGTATATGAAAGATTATATTCGAAATAAGGCGTTACCTGCAGGAGTAGGCGTTGCTGATTTGATCGCGGAGGTACTGACAAGATTATCAAGATTAACGAGAGCAGAGTTCTCTCCGAGAAATGATTGTGGTGTTTTTTTAACAGCTCCTGTACTAGTGGGAAGAGTTTCTGCTATGCTCCCCAAATCAAACGGATCTGGTGATAGCGTACTTACTGCAATCAAttgaaaaatcaataaataaattatacatatggttaataataataaacaaaattcattaataaaTACCGTTATTCGCAGTTTGCAGACTAGATCCAGGTTTATTCCTGTTAGTAATTACATCAAATTCATCTAAATCGCTCAGTGGACTGGCTGCAGAACTGGTCTGATTTCCGATGGAAAAGTTGTTAAGACTAGGGCCAGTACCGTTAAAGTCGTTATTAGTTGTATTGAATGTAGCTGTTGAAGTTGTAGGCAGATTAAAGCCCAAGTTTTGTGGCGATTGTGCCGCAAAACCaatgttttgcgttaaggtaGGATTGTTAAAAGATGGAGATGCAGATGTCATACCTTCTCGAGTAGCCTAAATAATTTGACacaaaaatattgatatattatatacatgtatatacgtatatatatgtcgggtttacattagaattagagttagcgacgtgaaacgaatctctacttggattacacattgtcgttatgcaatagagaagacattgactagtgcaaatgcgattatcatagaactggacaagtaaccgtggtaattagatactcgagaaactaatagCAATGATCCTAGGTTTAATAACGAAttcgcggtcgacgggatgatagatgaacgtgctcacaaaatctaagtcggacgcgtaatattcgcTGATCGTAAGGTGTTACTCTATTCGTCGATGGGGTCGCAAGAAGGAATGAGTTTCcatcccgatgatgccacagaggaaaactatatggggtgtgtctaaagacacgagatcatcggattcgtcgaggatagccttcgttcagaaagtaagggaaattggcgttgctgctaattggtcaatctccatatcggtggttagaaaaagatgctagccgccctcgaggggaagttgctagtgggagacgtcgttcgttgaaaaataggtctcctctatcttctcgtagtggaaacaaagactgtttgtttgaaggactgtagttagctaaatcttaagatttataacgtgccctcaggctagctgaacatgtactgcggagacgcatcaacatctggcaatcatcttactcgaaaaataggatctgcgtgtgacGAGCTACAGGACAGAgatcgttggaatgtttactgtcgagtgttataactatttcctttttaaggagaactatagaattactccatgcctttgttagacaaagcgttcatcccgtgaccgcggctacgttcgacgactggctgtcgcctcgagcccaagctcattatcacaaatctcaaacaaatacaatcggatcgaaggacgacaattgtttaattacgcctatgatagaatctagattacggtgttaagggattttcccgaagttccaaagggaaggctccaatgtcctttcatctccgacatatatatatatatatgtaaataaattgaTAGAGGTAGTATAGAAATTTAGAGGACTTAGAAGACATGGAAGTTAAAAGAATAAATGTCTTACCGGCTTTTTATTTGTATCCGCTtcagtagcagtagtagtagcagaAGGTATTGGTGACCAAGGATCTGTACTAGGCGAAGTTGTAACTGTTACAGGTGATGATGGAGGTGCCCGCCAGGAATCAACTGTAGCAGCTAAaatcaaattaattataaaatgatCATAAATTACATTCATACGATTTAGTAAACATTAAAATCCTTTTTCAATAAACTATACTTGGTTTTTGCGATGGAATGGGAGCCCATGGATCTATCGCAGGTGATGTACTGCTTGTCGTAGGAACGCTCCACGGATCGTTTTGTggctatataaaaaaaagaacacgtaaattttttatgtaactttcaaTAAACTTTCAATACGATTATGCTATGATTTATCAATACAATGTTTGTTGTGTTAGTCGAACATACCTTATATGGATAGAATTGAGATATATCCAAAGACTGTTGTGTAACATGCAAAAGGTATGCAATGTCGTGTTTATCATGCAATAAGCAAATGTATAAACTTAactaaatatagaataacatactTGAGGTCTTGGCGGAGGTGGTGTAATTGGTATACCCCAAGGGTCGGTTTTTACATTGTATCCACATGCTTCTTCTAAGTTTACATCCAACAAATCTAGCATATGACTTTGTTTCTCAGTTTGCGGCGCTCTGAAATTAATGTATTTCTTTAGGCAAAACCAAAATGGACTCTGTAATAACTGAAAAAAAGTTAAATCTAATTTAATGTTTACTAACTTAAAATCTTGCTGACTTTGACTAAGAGCTAATTGCAATCTGACGTCATCACTACGTCTTCTTTGTTCTTCTTGCTCTGCTTCCTCTCTCGACATTGCCAAAGCTAATTGTAACTGTAATTCTTCTTCACCTACCGTTTGTGGTCTTGCAGCTTCTAATTCAGCTAAAAAGTGcgcaaattataattaattatattattaagttACATATCTGTAAAAATACATATTAGCAGAAAAGATTATAagcatataataaatatttactcTTACGTCTAGTTGTAGTTTCAGATCCCAGGCGACATGGCTCCCAATCCTGAAACTGaacatgaaaaaagaaaaagaaggaaatgtttatttaaagaatttttgGCATTATTAAACTTTTCTATCTTCATATCAATGTATACTTACATCGCTGCTTACAGGTGACATAGTATCTAAACCATCACTACCAAATCCACTAACTGATTGTGCAAATCTTTCTTTTGCTTTCAATGCTCTAGCTCTTTCATTTCTTAATCTTTCATCATCTTTTAATAAGGCCACTAGTTGttttgctttttctcttacATTCACTCCTTGATCCTTAGATCCTTCCATGTATTGGAAATCTGAATAAAGACAACTTAACTTTACGGACTATCAATTTGTATTAGTATTTTATATtagattttatattataaagcaCAAAATTATATACCTTTCAATGTTTGGAtggcaaaaatattttctttacatTGCTGTGCAACTTTTTCTGTGCCTGTTTTAATAAGATATTCTAAAAGAACTAAAGCTTTGTACACATGTCGCCAATTTTTACCATGATCATTTAATCTTTTCCATAACATTTGCATAATCTCAGTAAAAGCCAcaacattatacgttaaatcTGCAATTTCTGCCATAAGAGTACTACTTGGACCCCAAGGATCGTTACTGGTGGCTTTACGTACAGCTTTCTGCATAcataaaaaaattttgttctttGATATGTAAAATAGTGTGTTTGTAATatgtaaaatgttatttatttacCTGAGCATTGCTATAGTTATGGGCAAGATTAACAATATCTCGCCTGATACCTGCCAAATTCACCTGCATGACGTCTTGACCTTGTCTTCTCATCTAAAAGATTACCACTTTATATTATAAGCAGGTAGTAATATTCCTATATCTTCTAGAAGCCCATACTTATcatcatatatatacacatttatGTCAGTTACATTTAATATATGCTAATAATTCCCAATGCAACTGAAATATAAGTTTAgtcatatttatttaaaaaaattattttagacAAAAACTGGTAATAAATATGGGCGATCACTTAATATCAAAGCCATGCGACTAAATATGCATTAGTAAGAAAATAGGAAACTTATTGTAAAGTTCTTACATTACTCTACTTTTACCAAATCAACATTTCTACTTTCTATTTGGTTAGTAGTAAGATGGATGAAAGTAACTAAAGTAAAAGTGTGATTAATACAAAAGTAAAGAAATCCTCTTCAGTGTTGTTCTTTTATCTTAGATATGGCATTACtgtgtaatttaaaaattatataccaAACAAAATGCTATAAGATAATGCAACACAACAAACTGTTAGTCTTATATATATAAAGCTCTAaagtaaattaatttcatttgagaTGTGCCTATATAAATGTGTACTCaagataaacaatttttaactaaatcagtacattttatattgtatatttgtgtacattaattgtaatttgtattatcataataattctttttaaaaGAAAAGTTTTACCACAGCCAGTCAAGCTTCCTTAtaagaaacatttaaaaattattttcataataaacataacattaatgattttttttaaataatttgatgcaatacTGACTTGCATAATGTGCAGAACTTATCATCATtacataattttgaaaaaaataaaacatgaaTGATTTCAAGTATGTGCTGTAATTGTATTACTAAATACTATAATccttgtatatttttacatatacaggatgttatatcttattacaattatttcaaaaatttctacaTCATAGAAACATGTTAAAgggttttttaaataatcagaTTGTAAGTCCTAAAATGTTcatcatttttaaatttttatcaacaccctgtatatcactTATTAATGTAGTTTGCAAAACATTGATCTACTTTATTTGTTCTTTAAACATTTTCTAACAATATAATTGATTAGTAAAGTATTAACAGTTGTTATTTTGTTAACTGTGGCCAGTTAATAAAATTTACCTTCTGCATAGCCATTGTTGGCATATGAAATATGGCTGGGGTCGTTGATGAAGCTAGTTCTTGTCCACAAATATAGAAAACTCCCAAACACTTTTCGAATCACAATAAAATCCTAGACTATTAGatagtttaataaataaataagaaacatTTGTTACATTTACCTGTCAATGatgaataaattcttatttaatatgACACATAATTAAATGATAATACAATTAACTGAGAGCATTTTGAGTGGGACTTTAATAACATTACTAATTATTATGCAAATAAATATTGCACAGAATACTGCattctttatttttctaatgcaatatatattataagtatATGAAGCTAAATAAAATACATGTATAGTTGTTTGATACACAATACTATTAACTATAAGTTATACTATAAATTTTGTACTGTACATAAAAGAATAGCATATGTAAGAACTGCTTATGAACTAAATAGGCACAACTCATGTTGATCAGTATATAAAATTCATCTTCTTTTAGCTGTAAATGTTTTTTAAGTACTATACAGGGCATATAGCTGAAGtgttatagaaatatttaattaaaaataataacattttaGCCTATACGTATTTAACATTGCTATCActataataatgtaaaaatggaacaatataataataagatagacttaaagaaaattttgattagttaaagaagaaaatatcactatttataaaatactataccatatattaacaaatttaatttcatataaaacagttttgtaaaaaaaaaaaaaatacaagatTAAAAACTTATAGACTTACGTAATTCTTTTACAGACAAATGCAGTTATGAAAAAAactgaattaaaaaattaaataaaacttaCAAATCTGCATAGTCTGTAGTTTATATTTAGGACTGTCACAGGCTTTTGAATATAAGCCATGCCCTTTTAATAAAGCATTCTGACAATAGATCAGAGTTGCAGTTTTTGTGCaatattgatattaaattattttgaaaatataaaatatttgattacatatacatataatgattcaaactactttctttttttttaatagtaatACCTCTTGCAAGCATTTTATTAAAGGAAATCAAAATAGAAATCAAAGAAGAAGAATTTCTTATATTGGAAGAAAAAAGAACTTGACCCAAACTActgttttgaaaaataatagGCTACATGCAACAGTGAAGAAGAATAAAattacttacgttgatataGTGGAGGATTCAAATTCTCCTTTAAAAAAGCCGTGTTATTAAactgaaaaatgagaaaatatctTTATCTTTCTATTATGCATCTTATCTTATCACTACATACATAGAATAAATTTTCTACAAAGGAGATGATAATACATTTATTTAACAAATTCTGTATGATTACATCAGACATAGAATTAATTTTGTTCAATACAGGTATTTAAAAAAGACAAATgattaataaaatgatatacATGAATAAAGCTATATACTGTGTGTACCTAAGATTATCATCGTATGGTTTCTTTAAGACAGTTAAAACATATTATATCTATTAATGACCATGAAACTATtgatttctattttctttatatcataatttctaattttcaacaaatttagataaataataatatatattttcgtaaaaactaaaatacgaaaataaagataatataataatattatatttaaaatattattgataTTTGCAATGACTATACTTTTACAAATATTAACTTTAGATATTTAGTACGATAGCTCGATACTTCGTTTTGCCTATTGAagtctgaataaattatttctttgtCTCACAAAAAAGCTCATTACTGCATTCTTCCTTATATGATTTGAAAGCTTAAATCGACCGAGACATCGACACACATATGTACATTAAAATGACAATCATACGCTACACAAATATCAGGTAATGATTTCTTTGGATAGATTTAAAAGAACAATGTCGTGAAACGTGTATACTATGGGCTATCTTTCAGATATAACTAACACAATAGATATACGTACACTGGCTTAGGTGCAAGACTAATCCATGAAAATGCGTGATATGTCAATTTCGAAACTATCTATGCTTTCTCATGCTCGGGCGTGACTTTGTAATACTGCACTTTTTCCGATCCGTTTCATatacaggttaacatagaatgaAATAGAGGGAACGAATTAACGAAAGAAAACACATTACGATTAGAAGATATCTAAGAACACTATTATGCTGTCGAAATGGAATCAAACTTATACTCTTTTA
Above is a genomic segment from Bombus vancouverensis nearcticus chromosome 1, iyBomVanc1_principal, whole genome shotgun sequence containing:
- the lqf gene encoding epsin homolog lqf isoform X4; translated protein: MPTMAMQKMRRQGQDVMQVNLAGIRRDIVNLAHNYSNAQKAVRKATSNDPWGPSSTLMAEIADLTYNVVAFTEIMQMLWKRLNDHGKNWRHVYKALVLLEYLIKTGTEKVAQQCKENIFAIQTLKDFQYMEGSKDQGVNVREKAKQLVALLKDDERLRNERARALKAKERFAQSVSGFGSDGLDTMSPVSSDFQDWEPCRLGSETTTRRKTELEAARPQTVGEEELQLQLALAMSREEAEQEEQRRRSDDVRLQLALSQSQQDFKAPQTEKQSHMLDLLDVNLEEACGYNVKTDPWGIPITPPPPRPQPQNDPWSVPTTSSTSPAIDPWAPIPSQKPTATVDSWRAPPSSPVTVTTSPSTDPWSPIPSATTTATEADTNKKPATREGMTSASPSFNNPTLTQNIGFAAQSPQNLGFNLPTTSTATFNTTNNDFNGTGPSLNNFSIGNQTSSAASPLSDLDEFDVITNRNKPGSSLQTANNVSTLSPDPFDLGSIAETLPTSTGAVKKTPQSFLGENSALVNLDNLVSTSAIKSATPTPAAFHWK
- the lqf gene encoding epsin homolog lqf isoform X3 gives rise to the protein MRRQGQDVMQVNLAGIRRDIVNLAHNYSNAQKAVRKATSNDPWGPSSTLMAEIADLTYNVVAFTEIMQMLWKRLNDHGKNWRHVYKALVLLEYLIKTGTEKVAQQCKENIFAIQTLKDFQYMEGSKDQGVNVREKAKQLVALLKDDERLRNERARALKAKERFAQSVSGFGSDGLDTMSPVSSDFQDWEPCRLGSETTTRRKTELEAARPQTVGEEELQLQLALAMSREEAEQEEQRRRSDDVRLQLALSQSQQDFKAPQTEKQSHMLDLLDVNLEEACGYNVKTDPWGIPITPPPPRPQPQNDPWSVPTTSSTSPAIDPWAPIPSQKPTATVDSWRAPPSSPVTVTTSPSTDPWSPIPSATTTATEADTNKKPATREGMTSASPSFNNPTLTQNIGFAAQSPQNLGFNLPTTSTATFNTTNNDFNGTGPSLNNFSIGNQTSSAASPLSDLDEFDVITNRNKPGSSLQTANNVSTLSPDPFDLGSIAETLPTSTGAVKKTPQSFLGENSALVNLDNLVSTSAIKSATPTPAATMSYSANPFATATPPPRPTINQIRQDPWAANTTTTANPFLS
- the lqf gene encoding epsin homolog lqf isoform X2, whose product is MPTMAMQKMRRQGQDVMQVNLAGIRRDIVNLAHNYSNAQKAVRKATSNDPWGPSSTLMAEIADLTYNVVAFTEIMQMLWKRLNDHGKNWRHVYKALVLLEYLIKTGTEKVAQQCKENIFAIQTLKDFQYMEGSKDQGVNVREKAKQLVALLKDDERLRNERARALKAKERFAQSVSGFGSDGLDTMSPVSSDFQDWEPCRLGSETTTRPELEAARPQTVGEEELQLQLALAMSREEAEQEEQRRRSDDVRLQLALSQSQQDFKAPQTEKQSHMLDLLDVNLEEACGYNVKTDPWGIPITPPPPRPQPQNDPWSVPTTSSTSPAIDPWAPIPSQKPTATVDSWRAPPSSPVTVTTSPSTDPWSPIPSATTTATEADTNKKPATREGMTSASPSFNNPTLTQNIGFAAQSPQNLGFNLPTTSTATFNTTNNDFNGTGPSLNNFSIGNQTSSAASPLSDLDEFDVITNRNKPGSSLQTANNVSTLSPDPFDLGSIAETLPTSTGAVKKTPQSFLGENSALVNLDNLVSTSAIKSATPTPAATMSYSANPFATATPPPRPTINQIRQDPWAANTTTTANPFLS
- the lqf gene encoding epsin homolog lqf isoform X1 gives rise to the protein MPTMAMQKMRRQGQDVMQVNLAGIRRDIVNLAHNYSNAQKAVRKATSNDPWGPSSTLMAEIADLTYNVVAFTEIMQMLWKRLNDHGKNWRHVYKALVLLEYLIKTGTEKVAQQCKENIFAIQTLKDFQYMEGSKDQGVNVREKAKQLVALLKDDERLRNERARALKAKERFAQSVSGFGSDGLDTMSPVSSDFQDWEPCRLGSETTTRRKTELEAARPQTVGEEELQLQLALAMSREEAEQEEQRRRSDDVRLQLALSQSQQDFKAPQTEKQSHMLDLLDVNLEEACGYNVKTDPWGIPITPPPPRPQPQNDPWSVPTTSSTSPAIDPWAPIPSQKPTATVDSWRAPPSSPVTVTTSPSTDPWSPIPSATTTATEADTNKKPATREGMTSASPSFNNPTLTQNIGFAAQSPQNLGFNLPTTSTATFNTTNNDFNGTGPSLNNFSIGNQTSSAASPLSDLDEFDVITNRNKPGSSLQTANNVSTLSPDPFDLGSIAETLPTSTGAVKKTPQSFLGENSALVNLDNLVSTSAIKSATPTPAATMSYSANPFATATPPPRPTINQIRQDPWAANTTTTANPFLS